The following proteins are co-located in the Pedobacter frigiditerrae genome:
- a CDS encoding DNA topoisomerase, producing MKIVIAEKPSVGRELAKVFGATTRKDGYIEGKGYSFTWAFGHLLQLAPPQEYGFIGWRRQHLPMLPAKFKLSIRKVKTKDGFVEDPGVRKQLDIIKKLFDEATEIIVATDAGREGELIFRYIYYFLKCKKPFKRLWISSQTDEAIKDGFRNLKPGTDYDTLFNSAHCRSESDWLVGMNATQALSISAGSKSVLSLGRVQTPTLAMICARYIESKNFVPQTFYQIAIQLDKDGQLFKAISIANFKTQPEAQEVFDKVQDVATGFPNGGNIIAVEAKPRKEPPPLLHDLSSLQQEANKKNGFTADQTLNLLQNLYESKLVSYPRTGSRYIGDDVFANVPKLISTLTDHPTFANQANFLQTATLNKRSVNAKKVTDHHAILPTGEKPYNLSKDHQAIFDMVAGRMLEAFHQECLKEITKITIESGSIFIANGTVIRSAGWRSVFNETEDEKKDEENPALPKVKVGELLPIVNKALLEKQTKPKPLYNEASLLKALETSGKEIEDEELRYAMKDSGLGTPATRAAIIETLLTREYITRDKRNLIPTNKGLAVYEVVKDKKIAQAELTGQWEKRLEEIRSGASVTDFKAEIADYTKTITQELLLAGAGLSAQLANDVAVV from the coding sequence ATGAAGATTGTAATTGCCGAGAAACCATCAGTTGGGCGTGAACTAGCCAAAGTATTTGGTGCAACAACAAGGAAGGATGGTTATATCGAAGGAAAAGGATATTCATTTACTTGGGCATTTGGGCATTTATTGCAATTAGCTCCGCCGCAGGAATACGGATTTATAGGCTGGAGAAGACAACATTTGCCTATGTTGCCAGCAAAGTTCAAACTTTCTATCCGTAAGGTTAAAACAAAAGATGGCTTTGTAGAAGATCCTGGTGTTCGCAAACAATTAGATATTATTAAGAAACTGTTTGATGAAGCAACAGAAATTATCGTAGCAACGGATGCTGGACGTGAGGGTGAACTAATTTTCAGGTACATTTATTATTTCCTTAAATGTAAAAAACCTTTTAAACGGTTATGGATTTCTTCTCAAACTGATGAAGCCATTAAAGATGGATTTAGGAACTTAAAACCTGGTACAGATTACGATACATTATTTAATTCAGCTCATTGCCGTTCAGAATCTGATTGGTTAGTTGGTATGAATGCTACACAAGCATTAAGTATTTCTGCTGGCTCTAAAAGTGTATTGTCGTTAGGAAGGGTACAAACCCCAACTTTAGCCATGATTTGTGCGAGATATATAGAAAGCAAGAATTTTGTTCCTCAAACTTTTTATCAAATTGCCATTCAATTAGATAAAGACGGACAGCTATTTAAAGCTATTTCTATTGCCAATTTTAAAACACAACCAGAAGCACAAGAAGTTTTTGACAAAGTTCAAGATGTAGCTACAGGTTTTCCAAACGGTGGAAATATTATTGCAGTTGAAGCAAAACCAAGAAAAGAACCGCCGCCATTGTTGCATGACTTAAGTTCTTTGCAACAAGAAGCCAATAAGAAAAATGGCTTTACGGCAGATCAAACCCTTAATTTATTGCAGAATTTATACGAGAGTAAATTAGTTTCTTATCCTCGTACCGGAAGTAGATATATTGGAGATGATGTTTTTGCTAATGTACCAAAACTCATTTCTACCTTAACCGATCATCCAACATTTGCCAATCAGGCTAACTTTTTACAAACAGCTACGCTTAATAAACGAAGCGTGAACGCTAAAAAAGTAACAGATCACCATGCTATTTTGCCAACCGGCGAAAAACCTTATAACTTAAGCAAGGACCACCAAGCCATTTTTGATATGGTTGCAGGCAGAATGTTGGAGGCTTTTCATCAAGAATGTCTAAAGGAAATTACTAAAATCACCATAGAATCTGGTTCTATATTTATCGCCAACGGAACCGTAATCCGCTCTGCGGGATGGCGTTCTGTATTTAATGAAACCGAAGACGAGAAAAAGGATGAAGAAAACCCAGCTTTGCCAAAAGTAAAAGTTGGAGAACTGTTGCCAATCGTTAATAAAGCCTTATTAGAGAAACAAACTAAGCCAAAACCTTTATATAATGAAGCATCGTTATTAAAAGCCTTAGAAACATCTGGTAAAGAAATTGAAGACGAAGAGTTACGTTATGCAATGAAAGACAGTGGTTTGGGAACACCAGCTACTAGAGCAGCCATTATTGAGACGTTACTGACAAGGGAATACATTACCCGTGATAAAAGAAATTTAATTCCAACGAACAAAGGTTTAGCTGTTTATGAAGTGGTTAAGGATAAAAAAATTGCGCAAGCAGAATTAACTGGTCAATGGGAAAAACGTTTAGAGGAGATTCGTTCTGGGGCATCAGTAACCGATTTTAAGGCAGAAATTGCAGATTACACTAAAACCATTACCCAAGAACTTTTATTAGCAGGTGCAGGGTTATCTGCGCAATTGGCAAATGATGTAGCTGTTGTTTAA
- a CDS encoding (2Fe-2S)-binding protein has translation MAEIDNNQSGDTRRDFLKKSTLITALSLTPLTVLKAADNKVDEQFAELFEKIPLNLKVNNKAFVLKVEPRVTLLDLLREQLHLTGTKKGCDHGQCGACTVHVDGVRINSCLSLAVMNEGKSITTIEGLANGDVLHPMQAAFIKHDGFQCGYCTPGQIMSAVACVREGHANSKEEIREYMSGNICRCGAYPNIVDAIQEVKEKGTAV, from the coding sequence ATGGCTGAAATTGATAACAACCAATCTGGTGATACACGCCGTGATTTTTTGAAAAAATCTACGCTTATTACTGCCCTTTCCTTAACACCATTAACGGTTTTAAAAGCAGCAGATAACAAAGTAGATGAACAATTCGCAGAGCTTTTTGAGAAAATCCCCTTGAATTTGAAAGTAAATAACAAAGCGTTTGTTTTAAAGGTAGAACCTCGGGTTACGCTTTTGGATTTATTGAGGGAGCAATTACACTTAACAGGAACAAAAAAAGGCTGTGACCATGGGCAATGCGGCGCTTGCACCGTTCATGTTGATGGTGTACGCATAAACTCTTGTTTGAGTTTGGCTGTGATGAATGAAGGGAAAAGTATTACGACCATTGAGGGTTTAGCTAATGGCGATGTACTACACCCAATGCAGGCTGCTTTTATTAAACATGATGGTTTTCAATGTGGTTATTGTACACCCGGACAAATCATGAGCGCTGTGGCTTGTGTTCGCGAAGGCCATGCTAATTCTAAGGAAGAAATTAGAGAATACATGAGTGGAAATATTTGTCGCTGTGGTGCTTACCCGAACATAGTTGATGCGATACAAGAAGTTAAAGAGAAGGGGACTGCCGTATGA
- a CDS encoding circularly permuted type 2 ATP-grasp protein — protein sequence MENIEYFKQYKTINGVFDEMKVDDNVRKHYDSFMSAFQNINSSEMALKDELAKKLFLTQGITFTVYSSGEGIEKIFPFDIYPRIIQAAEWDLIERGIKQRLKALNIFLKDVYHQQFIIKDGIIPAALIYSSPCYLREMMNVDVPFDIYTHISGIDLIRDHDGSYYVLEDNLRTPSGVSYMLENRNISYRLFPNLIPENKVRPVSDYPDLLMKNLLGLGNRNTSRPTVVLLTPGIYNSAYFEHTTLARLMGIELVEGRDLVVDNHKVYMRTTKGLKKVDVIYRRVDDEFLDPLIFRPDSMLGVPGIYHAYRKGNVAIVNAMGNGVADDKAIYAYVPDMIKYYLNEEPILKNVPTYRMENVDEREYTLKNLNNMVVKRTNESGGYGMLIGNIATEQELKEFSEEIVKSPRQFIAQPIISLSSAPCYIDGKLQPRRIDLRPFALSGPDGIEIVPGGLTRVALKEGSIVVNSSQGGGSKDTWVVD from the coding sequence ATGGAGAATATAGAATATTTTAAGCAGTACAAAACCATAAATGGTGTTTTTGATGAGATGAAAGTTGATGATAATGTCAGGAAACATTATGATTCTTTCATGTCTGCCTTTCAAAATATCAATTCATCTGAAATGGCACTAAAAGATGAGCTCGCAAAAAAGCTTTTCTTAACTCAAGGTATCACATTTACTGTTTACAGTAGCGGAGAAGGGATAGAAAAGATTTTTCCTTTTGACATTTATCCAAGAATCATTCAAGCTGCAGAGTGGGATTTAATTGAAAGAGGTATCAAGCAACGCTTAAAGGCACTTAATATCTTTTTAAAAGATGTTTATCATCAACAGTTTATCATTAAAGACGGAATAATTCCTGCAGCTTTAATTTATTCTAGCCCATGTTATTTGCGTGAAATGATGAATGTTGATGTTCCATTTGACATTTACACACATATCAGCGGCATCGATTTAATACGCGACCATGATGGGTCTTATTATGTGCTTGAGGATAATTTAAGAACACCTTCTGGCGTAAGTTATATGCTTGAGAATAGGAATATCAGCTATCGTTTATTTCCTAATTTAATTCCTGAAAACAAGGTAAGGCCAGTAAGTGATTATCCTGATTTGTTAATGAAAAACTTATTGGGTTTGGGTAATAGAAATACAAGTCGTCCAACAGTTGTGCTTTTAACACCTGGCATTTATAATTCAGCGTATTTTGAGCATACAACATTAGCTCGTTTAATGGGTATAGAATTGGTAGAAGGAAGAGATTTAGTGGTAGATAATCATAAAGTATATATGCGAACCACGAAAGGTTTAAAAAAGGTTGATGTAATCTATCGTAGGGTAGATGACGAATTTTTAGACCCACTAATCTTCCGTCCAGATAGTATGTTAGGTGTTCCTGGAATTTACCACGCTTACCGTAAAGGAAACGTAGCCATCGTAAATGCAATGGGGAATGGTGTGGCCGATGATAAGGCGATTTATGCTTACGTGCCAGATATGATTAAGTATTATTTGAATGAAGAACCAATTCTTAAAAATGTTCCAACATATAGGATGGAAAATGTAGATGAACGTGAATACACCTTAAAAAACTTAAATAACATGGTTGTTAAACGCACCAATGAAAGTGGTGGCTATGGGATGTTAATTGGCAATATTGCAACAGAGCAAGAGCTGAAAGAGTTTAGTGAAGAGATTGTAAAGTCGCCAAGACAATTCATTGCACAACCTATCATTAGCCTTTCATCAGCACCATGCTACATAGATGGTAAATTGCAACCGAGAAGAATAGATTTAAGACCTTTCGCCTTAAGTGGGCCAGATGGAATTGAAATCGTTCCAGGCGGATTAACCCGTGTTGCGTTAAAAGAGGGCTCTATAGTGGTTAATTCTTCACAGGGTGGAGGAAGTAAAGATACCTGGGTAGTAGACTAA
- a CDS encoding xanthine dehydrogenase family protein subunit M, whose product MINFQYLRTTVVKTALGLVSKDPKAAFIAGGTNLVDLMKRGVTAPEKLIDINHLPLKQIELKNNVLHIGALVSNSALAENGIVKEKFPLLMLALQSGASAQLRNVATVGGNMMQRTRCGYFYDTTMPCNKREPGTGCGAIGGYNRMHAIFGTSESCIAVHPSDMCVGLATLDAQVVIVGAKGERKINFIDFHRLAGTTPEKDNNLQKGELIVRLEIPVNNLNKNIHYLKVRDRSSYAFALISVAAALEIKDGLIANVRLAMGGVAHKPWRLTTAESFLKGKIATTANFEEAAKLAMKDAKGFGENDFKLKLAPNSIIEALTIAKSKA is encoded by the coding sequence ATGATAAATTTCCAATACTTAAGAACTACTGTTGTTAAAACGGCTTTAGGCTTAGTGAGTAAAGACCCAAAAGCAGCATTTATTGCTGGTGGTACAAACTTGGTTGATTTAATGAAAAGAGGGGTAACTGCTCCAGAAAAGCTGATTGATATTAATCACCTGCCTCTAAAACAAATTGAGTTAAAAAATAACGTTTTACATATTGGTGCATTGGTTTCTAATTCGGCATTGGCTGAAAATGGTATTGTAAAAGAGAAATTTCCTTTATTAATGTTGGCTTTGCAATCTGGCGCATCTGCACAATTAAGAAATGTAGCAACTGTTGGCGGTAATATGATGCAACGTACACGTTGTGGCTATTTTTACGATACCACTATGCCTTGCAATAAACGCGAACCAGGAACAGGTTGTGGCGCAATTGGAGGTTATAACAGAATGCATGCGATATTCGGCACATCTGAATCTTGTATTGCTGTTCATCCGAGCGATATGTGTGTTGGTTTAGCCACATTAGATGCACAAGTAGTGATTGTAGGCGCCAAAGGTGAAAGAAAAATAAACTTTATAGATTTTCATCGTTTAGCAGGTACAACGCCAGAAAAAGATAACAATTTACAAAAAGGCGAATTGATTGTAAGGCTAGAAATTCCAGTAAATAACTTAAATAAAAACATTCATTATTTAAAAGTAAGAGACCGTTCTTCATATGCATTTGCATTGATTTCTGTTGCAGCTGCATTAGAAATTAAAGATGGCTTGATAGCAAATGTTCGTTTGGCAATGGGTGGTGTTGCACACAAACCTTGGCGATTGACAACTGCTGAATCATTTTTAAAAGGGAAAATAGCAACTACAGCAAATTTTGAGGAAGCTGCAAAATTAGCCATGAAAGATGCTAAAGGTTTTGGAGAAAATGATTTCAAACTAAAGCTTGCCCCAAACTCAATTATTGAAGCGTTAACTATTGCCAAATCGAAAGCGTAA
- a CDS encoding LD-carboxypeptidase, with the protein MNRKYFLSLIPASLLISPLKSIANEASITTPKKVKIPSYLVSGDTIGITCPAGYITQAEIEPSVIQMKSWGFNVVIGKTVGAKDFTFGGTDEERLTDLQQMLDEPTIKAIMCARGGYGAVRIIDQLDFSKFKSSPKWIIGFSDITILHCHINTNVHIASIHSKMCNSFPSDWSLAEPIQIETINSIQQALKGEKLRYGTTYNTSNRMGIATGELIGGNLRCIENLAGSKSEIQTDGKILFVEDTGEYLYSIDRMFYNLKRSGKLDKLKGLIIGGFKVKPDDSGSEFGKTLIDIVLEKVKGFDYPVCFDFPVGHQRANFALKCGIKHKLEVWESGTVLAEI; encoded by the coding sequence ATGAATCGTAAATATTTTTTATCGCTTATTCCAGCATCTCTTTTAATTAGTCCATTAAAAAGTATAGCAAATGAAGCATCCATAACGACACCCAAAAAAGTTAAAATTCCATCGTATTTAGTATCTGGAGATACCATTGGAATAACTTGTCCGGCCGGATACATCACTCAAGCTGAAATAGAACCATCAGTTATTCAAATGAAAAGTTGGGGCTTTAACGTTGTTATTGGAAAAACGGTAGGGGCTAAGGATTTTACATTTGGCGGAACCGATGAAGAACGTTTAACAGATTTGCAACAAATGTTGGATGAACCAACTATAAAGGCTATCATGTGCGCTCGTGGTGGTTATGGAGCGGTTAGGATAATTGATCAATTAGATTTCAGTAAATTCAAATCATCCCCTAAATGGATCATTGGCTTTAGTGATATAACCATACTCCATTGCCATATTAACACTAATGTGCATATAGCTAGTATACACTCTAAAATGTGCAATAGCTTTCCTTCAGACTGGTCTTTAGCAGAACCGATACAAATTGAAACCATTAATTCCATTCAGCAGGCATTGAAGGGAGAAAAGTTGAGATACGGTACAACTTACAACACAAGCAATAGGATGGGTATTGCAACTGGTGAATTAATTGGAGGTAATCTTCGTTGCATTGAAAACCTAGCTGGAAGTAAATCTGAAATACAAACAGATGGAAAAATACTTTTTGTAGAAGATACAGGCGAATATTTATATAGCATCGACAGAATGTTTTATAACCTAAAACGAAGCGGAAAATTAGATAAGCTCAAAGGTTTAATTATTGGAGGGTTTAAGGTAAAACCTGATGATTCTGGCTCAGAGTTTGGCAAAACATTAATAGATATCGTTTTAGAAAAGGTTAAAGGTTTTGATTATCCTGTTTGTTTTGATTTCCCAGTGGGCCACCAAAGAGCCAACTTTGCTTTAAAATGTGGCATTAAACATAAGTTAGAGGTTTGGGAAAGTGGAACTGTATTAGCGGAAATTTAA
- a CDS encoding alpha-E domain-containing protein, with product MLSRVADNIFWMSRYMERTNVQLRILRTYYIASQDGVPFVKWDDVFRYYNHGKAPEKTMNANEVLQFILFDKENDSSVVNNIFRARENARSAQDHITKELWQCLNDYYHLIRDAGLQKQVFSGDPVTILDQLIKQCMLYYGVVDVSMFRSEGFNYLNIGKFIERLLQSITALKMQITRTDGLGTDGLSIVSWRYFLVSISGYEYYLKANSGSVKPDLIFKQALYEMHFPHSIAYGLNQLNRYAQRLKQDSKEESFEKIEFAIGKTAAILKYNSSGLGVDAQLSLLELVEENVINVVQSFNRYYFGITS from the coding sequence ATGCTGAGTAGAGTAGCAGATAACATATTTTGGATGAGCCGTTACATGGAGCGTACCAATGTGCAATTGAGAATTTTAAGAACTTATTATATTGCATCACAAGATGGAGTGCCTTTTGTAAAATGGGATGATGTATTCAGGTACTATAATCACGGTAAAGCGCCTGAGAAAACCATGAATGCCAATGAAGTATTACAATTTATCCTCTTTGATAAAGAAAACGATAGTTCGGTTGTTAATAACATTTTTAGGGCAAGGGAAAATGCTCGTAGCGCACAGGACCACATTACGAAAGAACTTTGGCAATGCCTCAACGATTATTATCATTTAATTAGGGATGCTGGTTTGCAAAAACAAGTATTTTCAGGCGACCCAGTAACCATACTCGATCAGTTAATTAAGCAATGTATGTTGTATTATGGTGTTGTTGATGTCTCTATGTTTAGGAGCGAGGGTTTTAACTACCTAAATATTGGAAAATTTATTGAGCGTTTGTTGCAAAGTATAACTGCATTAAAAATGCAAATAACTCGTACAGATGGATTAGGAACAGATGGTTTATCTATAGTAAGCTGGCGATATTTTTTAGTATCTATATCTGGTTACGAATATTATTTGAAAGCAAATTCTGGATCTGTAAAGCCAGACCTAATTTTCAAACAAGCATTATATGAGATGCATTTCCCACATTCAATTGCTTATGGTTTAAACCAGTTAAACAGATACGCACAGCGATTAAAACAAGATAGCAAAGAAGAGAGCTTTGAAAAAATAGAGTTTGCAATAGGTAAAACAGCTGCAATATTAAAATATAATAGCTCTGGCTTAGGTGTTGATGCTCAACTATCTCTGTTGGAGCTTGTAGAAGAAAATGTAATAAACGTGGTACAATCATTTAACCGATATTATTTCGGTATTACAAGTTGA
- a CDS encoding polysaccharide lyase, with translation MKKNFFSNKLMLLASISLLVINSSCNKEKIDTQSTSNENQKVNVEPTSAVAAALAYPSNINTGFNHADGSYSYEEASGDFGGATISGWNESRAYISGNQARATLAPNSVSNGLIAGFDLSDGSAYELTYDVRFHSQFDWSRGGKVGFGFLIGDENTGCDIATDGNGGSLRLMWYQNDAGRVYFQPYVYHRDMAGPCGDTFGKTYPTSGSINKGQTYRVHMYVKSNTGSTKNGWVQVKIDNNTVLDQSIRWTTNDSKRLIKRLSFHNFRGGKDVAVWGSSQTSYIYFDNVVVNKIQ, from the coding sequence ATGAAAAAGAATTTCTTTTCAAACAAGCTAATGCTGTTAGCGTCAATTTCACTATTAGTAATTAACTCTAGTTGTAACAAAGAAAAGATTGACACTCAATCTACCTCAAATGAAAATCAAAAAGTAAACGTTGAGCCAACAAGTGCAGTTGCTGCTGCATTAGCTTATCCAAGTAACATTAACACAGGATTTAATCATGCTGATGGATCTTATTCTTATGAAGAAGCTAGCGGAGATTTCGGTGGAGCAACTATTTCTGGATGGAATGAATCTAGAGCTTATATTTCTGGAAATCAAGCTCGTGCAACACTTGCCCCTAATTCAGTATCAAATGGCTTAATTGCTGGGTTTGACCTATCTGATGGCTCTGCTTATGAACTAACTTATGATGTTCGTTTCCACAGCCAATTTGACTGGAGCCGAGGTGGTAAAGTTGGATTTGGCTTCTTGATTGGCGATGAAAATACTGGATGTGACATTGCTACAGATGGTAATGGAGGAAGTTTACGATTAATGTGGTATCAAAATGATGCTGGTCGTGTTTACTTCCAACCTTATGTTTACCACAGAGATATGGCTGGACCTTGTGGTGATACTTTTGGAAAAACCTATCCTACTTCTGGAAGCATAAACAAAGGACAAACATACAGAGTGCACATGTATGTAAAAAGTAATACTGGCTCAACTAAAAACGGATGGGTACAAGTTAAAATTGATAACAATACTGTGTTAGATCAATCTATAAGATGGACAACCAATGATAGCAAAAGGTTAATCAAGAGGTTATCTTTCCATAATTTTAGAGGTGGAAAAGATGTTGCTGTTTGGGGTTCTAGTCAAACAAGTTACATTTATTTTGATAATGTAGTGGTAAACAAAATACAATAA
- a CDS encoding transglutaminase family protein, whose protein sequence is MPIYHVKHTTRYTYPSPVIDSANQIILSPPSDDYQEIINHEIKIKPLAVIDGYEDFFGNKVGVFTIVEPHTDLVITVDAEVETRPVPVPSDFWSPKSQWETIDKLSLDVEFLDFVKSGIYKALPIIRSEISNIANREKTVLQSVQGLSSYVYDQITYQQGVTDVETDIDRIWELKAGVCQDFAHLLLEMLRISGIPARYVSGYICPFGNELRGIGATHAWVEAYIPDYGWLGIDPTNNCLVSDRHIRIAFGRNFNDCTPVKGTYKGSSAHTLTVSVVITNEKIKAEEESSILQDAAYVQQVAEPFATSNSYQRFIEMQQQQQQQQ, encoded by the coding sequence ATGCCAATTTATCACGTAAAACATACCACTAGGTACACTTATCCGTCCCCTGTAATAGATAGCGCTAATCAGATTATATTAAGTCCTCCTTCAGATGATTATCAAGAAATCATTAACCATGAAATAAAAATAAAACCGCTAGCTGTTATAGATGGTTACGAGGATTTTTTCGGAAACAAGGTTGGTGTTTTCACAATTGTAGAACCACATACAGACTTAGTCATTACTGTCGACGCAGAAGTAGAAACCAGACCAGTTCCAGTACCTTCTGACTTTTGGTCTCCTAAAAGCCAATGGGAAACAATTGATAAGCTAAGTTTAGATGTTGAGTTTCTTGATTTCGTAAAATCTGGCATTTATAAAGCATTGCCAATTATCAGAAGTGAAATTTCAAATATTGCTAATAGAGAAAAAACAGTTTTACAAAGCGTTCAAGGCCTTTCTTCTTATGTATATGATCAAATTACCTATCAACAAGGGGTAACAGATGTGGAGACTGATATAGATAGGATTTGGGAATTAAAAGCTGGTGTTTGTCAAGATTTTGCTCACTTATTGCTAGAAATGTTGCGCATTTCTGGAATTCCAGCTAGGTATGTAAGTGGTTATATTTGTCCATTTGGTAACGAATTAAGAGGTATTGGTGCTACTCATGCTTGGGTAGAAGCGTATATTCCCGATTATGGTTGGTTAGGCATTGATCCTACAAATAACTGTCTAGTAAGTGATAGACATATCCGCATTGCATTTGGGCGTAATTTTAATGATTGTACACCTGTAAAAGGCACTTATAAAGGTTCATCAGCCCATACCCTAACTGTTTCAGTTGTTATTACAAATGAAAAAATTAAGGCCGAAGAAGAATCTTCTATTTTACAAGATGCGGCCTACGTACAACAAGTGGCAGAACCATTCGCTACTTCAAATTCTTATCAAAGATTTATAGAAATGCAACAACAACAACAACAACAACAATAA